The following proteins are co-located in the Acinetobacter shaoyimingii genome:
- a CDS encoding TrlF family AAA-like ATPase gives MNRGSEWGRWDLHVHTKGTAKNDKFGDISFEEYCIQLFKKALERNIKAIGITDYFSVENYKKVKAFQDSISSRTEFDDIQKNIISKIFLLPNIELRISPSTDKGSAINMHLLLNPDCINDFEQRYSDSLVFTVSDSEQYKLTKYDLIRLGQKESPTTTDENALYKIGILSFVLNPSDIIKAFKQYPNFRKNSLVAVANSNKDGASAFQGHEAFLKQQTGATLKVLRESLYKISDVIFSSTLTDKPFFLGENTKDQQSFLDSYGSYKPCIHGSDAHKLETLFEPIDHKYCWIKAEPTFEGLKQIIHEPESRVNIGQHCPEVKNPYEVIDYVELNNNNVSNSKICFNSNLTSIIGGRSSGKSTLLQCLANKLKPTALNILEQSQHIDELCSHFRIIWQDGKEDYSRPIEYFYQGHMYSKSKDQGIEDIVKDLIQQKDNKLFSRFKDQNDFLRHEISGKVSTYFSILSSLSDYQSQLIQKGNKDDIQNQVNELSIQIQNNDIGNITQEEMADFNASNETLKILNKNLEGLITFKELLKDKHCSDFYQLLNPLELNLNYVLVQSHFESFASEIKKLTTTQFEQFKKLSLQTISDQILKVEKEILNIQSTDTFKKVEVYLKSSDAIKPLLERLNTEKAKILEIDDILEKISKLTTSLESLKTEFQRTIWLSMSNIASELIQAISSITISQDLQILATNIFDKFKFNEFIKKTINQQPEKAKLFAEMQVASQIELLDKYHEIVASLEEGEIRFRGGTTLETFTKEFFDNSWFKIKFDVIYDGDNYNEMSQGKKAFVVLKMTLDCSESKCPIIIDQPEDDLDNRAIYSELVTFLKQKKKERQIILVTHNANVVVNADSELIIVANQHGIHSPNMNNHKFQYKFGSIESLDHDPGCSSTLNQKTIKSHICEILEGGDRAFKLREQKYNLAS, from the coding sequence ATGAATCGCGGTTCAGAATGGGGACGTTGGGATTTGCATGTACATACAAAAGGTACAGCAAAAAATGACAAATTTGGCGATATATCTTTTGAAGAATACTGCATTCAGCTTTTCAAAAAAGCCTTAGAAAGAAATATAAAAGCTATTGGTATCACGGACTATTTTAGTGTCGAAAATTACAAAAAAGTAAAAGCATTTCAAGATTCGATCTCTTCTAGAACAGAATTCGACGATATTCAGAAAAATATCATTTCTAAAATTTTTCTGCTTCCTAATATTGAGTTAAGAATATCTCCTAGCACTGACAAAGGAAGTGCAATCAATATGCACTTACTTCTGAATCCTGATTGTATAAATGACTTTGAACAAAGATATTCAGACTCCTTGGTATTTACAGTATCAGATTCAGAGCAATACAAATTAACTAAATATGATCTGATTAGACTTGGACAAAAAGAGAGTCCAACTACAACGGATGAAAATGCGCTCTATAAAATTGGAATTTTATCTTTTGTTCTTAATCCTTCTGATATTATTAAAGCATTTAAACAATATCCAAATTTTCGAAAAAACTCTTTGGTTGCCGTTGCAAACTCAAATAAGGATGGCGCATCAGCATTTCAAGGTCATGAAGCATTCCTAAAACAACAAACAGGTGCAACTTTAAAAGTATTAAGAGAATCACTTTATAAAATTTCTGATGTAATTTTTTCATCGACTCTCACAGATAAGCCCTTTTTCTTAGGGGAAAATACTAAAGATCAACAAAGTTTTCTAGACAGTTATGGATCATATAAACCTTGTATCCACGGAAGTGATGCTCATAAATTAGAAACTTTATTTGAACCAATTGATCATAAATATTGTTGGATAAAAGCTGAACCAACCTTTGAAGGTTTAAAGCAAATCATTCATGAACCTGAAAGTCGTGTTAATATCGGACAGCACTGTCCCGAAGTCAAAAACCCCTACGAAGTAATAGATTATGTTGAACTAAACAACAATAATGTTTCAAATAGCAAAATTTGCTTCAATAGCAATCTAACTTCTATCATCGGAGGGCGGTCTTCTGGAAAATCCACCCTATTGCAATGTCTAGCAAATAAATTAAAACCTACTGCACTAAACATCCTTGAACAATCTCAGCATATTGATGAGCTTTGTTCACATTTTAGAATTATTTGGCAAGATGGTAAGGAGGATTACAGTAGACCGATCGAATATTTTTACCAAGGACATATGTATTCAAAGTCAAAAGATCAAGGTATTGAAGATATAGTTAAAGACTTGATACAGCAAAAAGACAACAAGCTTTTCTCTAGATTTAAAGATCAAAATGATTTTTTACGTCATGAAATTTCAGGAAAAGTATCTACTTATTTTTCAATTTTAAGCTCTTTAAGTGACTATCAATCACAATTGATACAGAAAGGTAATAAGGATGATATTCAAAATCAAGTTAATGAATTATCTATACAAATCCAAAATAATGATATTGGAAATATAACTCAGGAGGAAATGGCTGATTTTAATGCTTCGAATGAAACTTTAAAAATTCTTAATAAAAATCTTGAAGGGCTTATTACTTTTAAAGAACTACTTAAAGATAAGCACTGTTCTGATTTCTACCAACTGTTAAACCCATTAGAACTTAATTTAAATTATGTGCTAGTACAATCACACTTTGAATCCTTTGCAAGTGAAATAAAAAAACTTACAACTACTCAATTTGAGCAATTCAAAAAGCTCTCCCTACAAACTATTTCTGATCAAATCCTAAAAGTTGAAAAAGAAATTTTAAATATCCAAAGTACTGACACATTTAAAAAAGTAGAAGTCTATCTAAAGTCTTCTGACGCTATAAAACCATTATTAGAAAGACTAAATACTGAAAAAGCTAAAATTCTAGAGATTGATGATATTTTAGAAAAAATTTCTAAATTAACAACTTCTTTAGAAAGTTTAAAAACAGAGTTTCAACGTACAATTTGGTTATCAATGTCCAATATAGCCTCTGAATTAATACAGGCTATATCATCAATTACAATCAGCCAAGATCTACAAATACTTGCAACGAATATATTTGATAAATTTAAGTTCAATGAATTTATCAAAAAAACTATTAACCAACAGCCAGAAAAAGCCAAGCTATTTGCTGAAATGCAAGTTGCTTCTCAAATTGAACTTTTAGATAAATATCATGAAATAGTAGCATCCTTAGAAGAAGGAGAAATTCGTTTTAGAGGTGGTACTACTTTAGAAACATTTACGAAAGAGTTCTTCGATAATTCATGGTTTAAAATAAAATTTGACGTGATATATGATGGTGACAACTACAATGAAATGTCACAAGGCAAAAAAGCTTTTGTAGTGTTAAAAATGACTTTAGATTGTAGTGAAAGTAAGTGCCCTATTATCATCGACCAACCTGAAGATGACTTAGATAATCGAGCTATCTATTCTGAATTGGTTACCTTCCTAAAACAAAAGAAAAAGGAAAGACAAATTATTCTTGTTACTCACAACGCAAATGTTGTTGTGAATGCCGATAGTGAGCTAATCATTGTTGCCAATCAACATGGGATTCATAGTCCAAATATGAATAATCATAAGTTCCAATATAAGTTTGGTAGTATTGAATCACTAGATCATGATCCAGGTTGTTCATCCACTTTAAATCAAAAAACAATTAAGTCACATATCTGTGAAATTCTTGAAGGTGGAGATAGAGCCTTTAAGTTACGAGAACAAAAATATAATTTAGCTTCCTAA
- a CDS encoding CopG family ribbon-helix-helix protein yields the protein MPKQKLARISITVPETTLNALDQKIVDQHYESRSQAIVDMINKHLIADLVERNEVMVGTLTLLYNAGLKPLRSQLFELQQKYLTQVISSLHIQLDDEKVLEVMLMQGASEDLHHISQQFIALKGVIKGHLELMDAVMPPIAQNT from the coding sequence GTGCCAAAACAAAAGTTGGCACGCATTAGCATTACCGTGCCTGAAACCACACTCAATGCACTCGATCAGAAAATTGTCGATCAACATTACGAAAGCCGCTCACAGGCGATTGTCGACATGATCAATAAACACCTCATTGCGGATTTAGTGGAACGAAATGAAGTCATGGTCGGAACGCTCACATTATTGTATAACGCAGGACTCAAACCACTAAGATCACAACTCTTTGAATTACAACAAAAATACTTAACCCAAGTGATCAGCTCACTGCATATACAACTCGATGATGAAAAAGTCTTAGAAGTCATGCTCATGCAAGGTGCAAGCGAAGATTTACACCATATCAGTCAGCAATTTATTGCACTTAAAGGTGTCATTAAAGGGCATTTGGAACTCATGGATGCTGTTATGCCACCTATTGCGCAAAACACATAA
- the atzF gene encoding allophanate hydrolase, translated as MVKSLWTIENWKTAYQEKAIQLDDLIDYVAQFRNHDHAWISIASKAQLQAQIDALKDLDPNTLALYGVPFAVKDNIDVAGFYTTAACKEAANLASEDATVVAKLKAQGAIVVGKTNLDQFATGLVGVRSPYGAVKNSFNPDYISGGSSSGSSVVVANGLVPFSLGTDTAGSGRVPAGHNNIVGLKPTKGWFSAHGLIPACRTIDVISIFALTSVEAWQVAQIMQGFDEKDEYSRQHPASVPTQFSKGKIAIPAQLEFYSDAETEKAFNSAIERVKSLGYSIESIDFTAFNQLAAALYNKAWVAERTSAVEKRVAREVTHPVIHQIIAQADQFNAVDMIDAEYERAQLARIINLALAPFDALMVPTAPTIYKIEDVKADPLVKNSHMGAYTNFVNFADLSAIAVPNVIRADGLPSGVTFIAPAWHDQALAQFADVWQKHTALHLGTSNLKPSDNVPADFNSAHSIKLAVVGAHLTGMPLNFQLTTRLGTLLKKTQTAAKYKLFALKNTTPPKPGLQFVEQAGQSIDIEVWDIPLARFGEVVAEVPAPLGIGNVQLKDGTWVKGFICEGYALQDATDISHLGGWRNYIESIQTTTTTFECNSIGDIAS; from the coding sequence ATAGTGAAATCATTATGGACCATAGAAAATTGGAAAACGGCGTACCAAGAAAAAGCCATTCAATTAGACGATTTAATTGATTATGTTGCCCAGTTTCGAAACCATGACCATGCTTGGATTTCAATCGCTTCAAAAGCGCAATTACAAGCACAAATTGATGCTTTAAAAGATTTAGATCCAAATACTTTAGCCTTATACGGCGTACCTTTTGCAGTCAAAGACAATATAGATGTTGCAGGCTTTTATACTACGGCTGCCTGTAAAGAAGCAGCCAATTTAGCCAGCGAAGATGCAACGGTCGTGGCGAAGCTTAAAGCCCAAGGTGCTATAGTGGTCGGTAAGACCAATTTGGATCAATTTGCGACAGGATTGGTTGGGGTACGGTCACCTTATGGTGCAGTAAAAAACAGTTTTAACCCAGACTACATCAGTGGTGGTTCAAGTTCTGGTTCATCGGTGGTGGTTGCCAATGGTTTGGTACCATTTTCACTAGGCACAGATACAGCTGGTTCTGGTCGTGTTCCAGCAGGTCATAACAATATTGTAGGCTTAAAGCCAACCAAAGGCTGGTTTTCAGCGCATGGATTAATCCCAGCATGTCGTACCATCGATGTTATTTCAATCTTTGCTTTAACCAGCGTTGAGGCATGGCAAGTCGCGCAAATTATGCAAGGTTTTGATGAGAAAGATGAATATTCACGTCAACATCCTGCATCTGTACCAACACAATTTTCTAAAGGCAAAATAGCGATTCCTGCACAGCTTGAATTTTATAGTGATGCTGAAACCGAAAAAGCGTTCAATAGCGCAATTGAGCGTGTGAAGTCACTGGGTTATAGCATTGAAAGTATCGATTTTACAGCATTTAATCAGTTGGCAGCTGCGCTATACAACAAAGCTTGGGTGGCTGAACGTACCAGTGCAGTTGAAAAACGTGTTGCACGTGAGGTGACACATCCCGTCATTCATCAAATTATTGCTCAGGCAGATCAATTTAATGCCGTAGATATGATTGATGCTGAATACGAACGTGCTCAACTGGCGAGAATCATCAACCTAGCCTTAGCACCGTTCGATGCATTGATGGTACCAACCGCACCGACCATTTATAAAATTGAAGATGTTAAGGCCGATCCATTGGTAAAAAACAGTCACATGGGTGCATATACCAACTTTGTGAATTTTGCAGATTTATCCGCGATTGCTGTACCCAATGTCATTCGTGCCGATGGATTGCCTTCAGGTGTGACATTTATTGCACCTGCATGGCATGACCAAGCATTGGCTCAGTTTGCAGACGTTTGGCAAAAGCATACGGCACTTCACTTGGGGACGTCCAACTTAAAACCATCAGACAACGTACCAGCAGATTTTAATTCCGCTCATTCAATCAAATTGGCCGTTGTTGGTGCGCATTTAACAGGTATGCCACTGAATTTTCAACTGACTACACGTTTGGGTACTTTGCTTAAAAAGACCCAAACTGCAGCTAAATATAAGTTATTTGCGCTAAAAAATACCACACCACCTAAACCAGGACTGCAATTTGTCGAACAAGCAGGTCAAAGCATAGACATTGAAGTTTGGGATATTCCTTTGGCTAGATTTGGTGAAGTTGTCGCTGAAGTACCAGCTCCACTAGGCATAGGAAATGTACAACTAAAAGATGGCACATGGGTGAAAGGTTTTATTTGTGAAGGTTACGCATTGCAGGATGCAACAGACATTAGTCATTTGGGTGGCTGGCGCAACTATATTGAATCTATTCAAACCACAACAACCACATTTGAATGTAACTCGATTGGGGATATTGCATCATGA
- a CDS encoding ABC transporter substrate-binding protein produces the protein MIKNIYLSASVCLALFASGCDNTAKIPEPTDRVKSSVSSKPILIGYSDWPGFVAWQVAIDKGWLKEAGVNAEFKWFDYSASLSAFASNQLDAVFVTNGDNLVTGSGGTKGVMILATDYSAGNDVIIAKNGINTIDELKGKTIATEKGLVDHLLLSTALDDAKINLADVKLVNTMTNELPQVFATPDINAIAVWQPVANQALKAVAGSKVIYTSKDKPGLIYDTLTVNPAHLEANKEQWIKVLQVWDKTVKFINDPATREEAAQIMSKRVGVDTKAYMQFIDGTHLLDIEANKKVFSKGTGFDSIYGSSYHVNEFNVKNGVYTTKMDVDSVIYPALLEQIK, from the coding sequence ATGATAAAAAACATCTATTTATCGGCATCCGTTTGTTTGGCTCTATTTGCTTCTGGTTGTGACAATACCGCAAAGATTCCTGAACCAACAGATCGTGTAAAAAGTAGTGTAAGTTCAAAACCTATTTTAATTGGTTATAGTGACTGGCCTGGTTTTGTCGCATGGCAGGTGGCGATAGATAAAGGCTGGTTAAAAGAGGCTGGCGTGAATGCAGAATTTAAATGGTTTGACTATTCAGCATCGCTCTCTGCTTTTGCATCAAATCAACTTGATGCTGTCTTTGTCACCAATGGCGACAACCTTGTCACAGGCTCTGGAGGTACTAAAGGGGTCATGATTTTAGCGACAGATTACTCAGCAGGTAATGATGTCATTATTGCTAAAAATGGCATAAACACGATTGATGAGCTAAAAGGTAAAACTATTGCCACTGAAAAAGGCTTAGTCGATCACTTATTATTATCGACTGCATTGGATGATGCCAAAATTAATCTGGCTGATGTGAAGTTGGTCAATACCATGACCAATGAATTGCCTCAAGTTTTTGCAACGCCTGATATCAATGCGATTGCCGTTTGGCAGCCTGTAGCGAATCAAGCATTAAAAGCGGTGGCAGGTTCAAAAGTTATTTATACATCAAAGGATAAACCAGGCTTAATTTACGATACTTTAACCGTGAATCCTGCACATTTAGAAGCGAATAAAGAACAATGGATTAAAGTCCTACAAGTGTGGGACAAAACCGTCAAATTTATTAATGATCCTGCAACACGTGAAGAAGCAGCACAAATCATGTCTAAACGAGTGGGCGTTGACACCAAAGCTTATATGCAATTTATTGATGGTACGCATTTATTAGACATTGAAGCCAATAAAAAGGTCTTTAGCAAAGGTACAGGCTTTGATTCAATCTATGGCTCAAGTTATCACGTCAATGAATTTAACGTAAAAAATGGTGTGTACACCACAAAAATGGATGTGGATAGTGTGATTTACCCAGCTTTACTTGAGCAGATCAAATAG
- a CDS encoding LysR family transcriptional regulator — MKMDWDHLYYFLVLARAKTLTNAAKIIGVEHSTVSRRIQALELALGTPLFKREASGYELTLEGLALVPRVEQMEQAFLQIEKPNQPLQGRVRIGTPEGLGTAFLAKLLAEFSKQYPLLTIDLIPVPKMIKLSHREADIVISIDRPKSGPYIITRLSDYCLKIYASHDYLQNHATICTLEDLKGHRFVNYIDDLVYSPELYCLERLPLQLEAHFRSSSILAQQIAVSAGAGLAILPKFLANDRPELEQVLKDDVKFVHTFWMLTLVDLQHEPRIKLVWDFLRKQADLHQHVLMDELANI; from the coding sequence ATGAAAATGGATTGGGATCATCTGTATTATTTTTTGGTTTTAGCGCGTGCTAAGACCTTAACCAATGCCGCCAAAATTATTGGTGTAGAACACAGTACGGTATCTAGACGTATTCAGGCGCTTGAACTGGCATTAGGTACGCCATTGTTTAAACGTGAAGCCTCGGGTTATGAACTGACTTTAGAGGGTTTAGCGCTAGTGCCGCGTGTAGAACAAATGGAACAGGCATTTTTGCAAATTGAAAAACCTAACCAGCCTTTACAAGGTCGTGTGCGAATTGGCACACCTGAAGGCTTAGGCACGGCTTTTTTAGCCAAACTTTTGGCTGAATTTTCAAAGCAATATCCACTACTCACGATTGATTTAATTCCTGTGCCGAAAATGATTAAGTTATCGCATCGTGAAGCAGATATTGTGATTTCAATTGACCGTCCAAAATCAGGTCCTTATATCATTACTCGTCTAAGTGATTACTGTTTAAAAATCTACGCCAGTCATGATTACTTACAAAATCATGCGACCATTTGTACATTGGAGGACTTAAAAGGACATCGTTTTGTCAATTATATTGATGATCTGGTGTATAGCCCTGAACTCTATTGTTTGGAACGTTTGCCTTTACAGTTAGAAGCACATTTTAGAAGTAGCAGTATTTTGGCACAGCAAATTGCAGTGTCTGCTGGTGCAGGTTTAGCCATTTTGCCCAAATTTTTAGCCAATGATCGGCCTGAACTAGAACAAGTGCTGAAAGATGATGTGAAATTTGTACATACCTTTTGGATGCTGACCTTAGTCGACTTGCAGCATGAACCTAGAATTAAATTGGTATGGGATTTTTTAAGAAAACAAGCCGATTTACATCAACATGTATTGATGGATGAGCTAGCCAATATTTGA
- a CDS encoding CoA-acylating methylmalonate-semialdehyde dehydrogenase, which yields MNTMSNIQSTTAKLLINGKFIESNTQEWQDIVNPATQDVIGRVPMATLDEVDAAIVAAQDAFKTWRLTPIQARMRIMLKLQDLIRENMKEIAKVLTAEQGKTLADAEGDIQRGLEVVEHACSVGTLQMGEYVEGVARGVDTYTLQQPLGVCAGITPFNFPAMIPLWMFPMAIVCGNTFVLKPSEQDPLSTMMLVELAVQAGIPAGVLNVVHGGKDVVDRLCTHQHIKAISFVGSTAVGTHVYNLAGQHGKRVQSMMGAKNHVVVMPDANKEQTLNALAGAAFGAAGQRCMALSVAVMVGETKDWVTELVEKAKTLKVNAGHEPNTDIGPVISPRAKNRVLELIQSGVDEGAELLLDGRDVSVPGYEKGNFVGATVFNNINTNMRIYKEEIFGPVLGIIHVDTLEQAIELINANPFGNGVGLFTQSGATARTFQNEIDIGQVGINIPIPVPVPFFSFTGSRGSKLGDLGPYGKQAVQFYTQTKTITSRWFEDTQEKGEVNTTINLR from the coding sequence ATGAACACCATGTCAAATATTCAATCAACCACGGCAAAATTGCTTATCAATGGCAAATTTATCGAATCAAATACCCAAGAATGGCAAGACATTGTTAATCCCGCAACTCAAGATGTCATTGGGCGTGTGCCTATGGCAACGCTTGATGAAGTCGATGCTGCGATTGTAGCAGCGCAAGATGCATTTAAAACTTGGCGCCTAACCCCGATTCAAGCACGCATGCGTATCATGCTTAAACTGCAAGATCTTATTCGTGAAAATATGAAAGAAATTGCCAAAGTTTTAACAGCAGAACAAGGCAAGACTTTGGCAGATGCAGAAGGTGATATTCAACGTGGTTTAGAAGTCGTGGAGCATGCTTGTTCTGTCGGCACATTACAAATGGGCGAATATGTCGAAGGTGTAGCACGTGGCGTCGATACTTATACTTTGCAACAACCTTTAGGCGTGTGTGCAGGCATTACGCCATTTAACTTCCCAGCGATGATTCCACTGTGGATGTTCCCAATGGCCATCGTTTGTGGCAATACGTTCGTTTTAAAACCATCTGAGCAAGATCCATTATCTACCATGATGTTGGTGGAGCTTGCCGTACAAGCAGGTATTCCAGCAGGTGTTTTAAATGTCGTACACGGTGGTAAAGATGTGGTCGATCGTTTATGTACGCATCAACACATTAAAGCGATTTCATTTGTGGGTTCGACAGCGGTGGGTACACATGTCTATAACTTAGCAGGACAACATGGCAAACGTGTGCAATCAATGATGGGTGCGAAAAACCATGTTGTGGTTATGCCAGATGCCAATAAAGAACAAACCTTGAATGCTTTAGCTGGTGCGGCTTTTGGTGCTGCAGGCCAACGCTGTATGGCATTGTCGGTTGCGGTGATGGTGGGTGAAACCAAAGATTGGGTTACCGAGTTGGTAGAAAAAGCCAAAACTTTGAAAGTAAATGCAGGACATGAGCCTAATACTGACATTGGTCCTGTGATTTCGCCACGTGCTAAAAATCGTGTATTGGAGTTGATTCAAAGTGGTGTGGATGAAGGTGCAGAACTGTTGCTGGATGGTCGTGACGTCAGCGTACCAGGTTATGAAAAAGGCAATTTTGTCGGTGCAACCGTGTTCAATAACATCAATACCAACATGCGCATTTATAAAGAAGAAATTTTTGGACCTGTACTTGGCATTATCCATGTCGATACCTTAGAACAAGCCATTGAACTGATTAACGCCAATCCATTTGGTAATGGTGTCGGGCTATTTACCCAAAGCGGTGCAACTGCACGTACTTTCCAAAATGAAATTGATATCGGTCAAGTGGGCATTAATATTCCAATTCCTGTGCCTGTACCATTCTTTAGTTTTACAGGCTCTCGTGGTTCAAAACTGGGCGATTTAGGACCATACGGTAAACAAGCTGTGCAGTTCTATACCCAAACCAAGACCATTACTAGCCGCTGGTTTGAAGATACGCAAGAAAAAGGTGAAGTAAATACCACCATTAACTTACGTTAA
- the mmsB gene encoding 3-hydroxyisobutyrate dehydrogenase, whose product MNIAFIGLGNMGGKMAQNLLKAGHTVYGFDLSPTAIQEFQTAGGVVSTNPQDAAKHADVVITMLPAAKHVKDVYLGDTGILAVLPEGGLCIDSSTIDPQTIKDIAEVGKSKNIQVCDAPVSGGTVGAQAGTLTFMVGTDEDTFNKAKNILSHMGKNIVHCGDVGAGQIAKICNNLILGISMVAVAEGMALGAKLGIDPEALAGVVNSSSGRCWSSDVCNPWPNISENAPASRGYQGGFATQLMLKDLGLAIEAAGQVKQPILLGGLVQQLYQQRCLQGHAQLDFSSIIQNYLPDEA is encoded by the coding sequence ATGAATATTGCATTTATTGGATTAGGCAATATGGGCGGAAAAATGGCGCAGAACCTGCTCAAAGCAGGTCACACCGTCTACGGTTTCGACTTAAGCCCAACAGCAATTCAAGAATTTCAAACGGCGGGAGGCGTTGTAAGTACAAACCCTCAAGACGCAGCAAAACATGCCGATGTGGTGATTACCATGTTGCCAGCAGCCAAACATGTCAAAGACGTGTACTTAGGTGACACAGGTATTTTGGCTGTATTGCCTGAAGGGGGTTTGTGTATCGATAGCAGTACCATTGATCCACAAACCATCAAAGATATTGCTGAAGTCGGCAAATCTAAAAACATTCAGGTCTGTGATGCGCCTGTTTCTGGTGGAACGGTGGGTGCACAAGCAGGAACGCTTACCTTTATGGTCGGTACCGATGAAGACACTTTCAACAAGGCGAAAAATATTTTAAGCCATATGGGAAAAAATATTGTGCATTGTGGTGATGTCGGTGCTGGTCAGATTGCCAAAATCTGCAACAACCTGATTTTAGGAATTTCAATGGTGGCTGTCGCTGAAGGGATGGCATTGGGTGCAAAACTAGGCATTGACCCTGAGGCCTTGGCAGGTGTGGTCAACAGTTCCAGTGGACGTTGTTGGAGTTCCGATGTATGCAATCCTTGGCCAAATATCAGTGAAAATGCGCCAGCTTCCAGAGGCTATCAAGGTGGTTTTGCCACTCAACTTATGTTGAAAGATTTGGGTCTTGCGATAGAAGCTGCAGGTCAAGTCAAACAACCTATTTTACTGGGAGGTTTGGTGCAACAGCTTTATCAGCAACGTTGTCTGCAAGGTCATGCACAACTTGATTTTTCAAGCATTATTCAAAACTATTTGCCAGATGAGGCATAG